Proteins encoded together in one Candidatus Hydrogenedentota bacterium window:
- a CDS encoding intradiol ring-cleavage dioxygenase — protein MKVLNTAETEILLRRRDAIAALGAGVGAAILGEAAQGRPASAETVGGEKTCILLPELTEGPYYLSTHPFRSDIREDRDGITLKLRLKVRDVSTCAPIEGATVEIWHADADGNYSGVNGATTTFLRGQQTSNDKGAVTFTTIYPGWYPGRTPHIHVKVHVGGSYVHTGQLFFDEDVTSYVYTQQPYATSGQADTANEEDDIYEQSAGQSLLRLRSRDGFYVGKLALGVQPV, from the coding sequence ATGAAAGTCCTCAATACTGCGGAAACTGAAATCCTGCTGCGCCGGCGCGACGCCATCGCCGCGCTTGGAGCGGGCGTCGGCGCGGCGATACTTGGAGAGGCGGCGCAAGGCCGTCCCGCAAGCGCGGAAACGGTCGGCGGCGAGAAAACGTGCATCCTTTTGCCCGAGCTAACTGAGGGGCCCTACTACCTGTCCACGCATCCGTTTCGATCCGACATCCGGGAAGACCGCGACGGCATCACGCTCAAACTGCGGCTCAAAGTGCGAGACGTATCCACCTGCGCACCCATCGAAGGCGCAACCGTCGAGATTTGGCACGCGGATGCCGATGGCAATTATTCGGGTGTGAACGGCGCTACGACCACGTTCTTGCGCGGGCAACAGACGAGCAACGACAAGGGCGCCGTCACCTTTACAACGATTTATCCCGGCTGGTACCCGGGCAGGACGCCGCACATCCACGTGAAAGTTCACGTTGGCGGCTCGTACGTGCACACCGGCCAGCTGTTCTTCGACGAAGACGTTACCAGTTACGTCTACACGCAACAGCCGTATGCAACGAGCGGCCAGGCCGATACGGCGAACGAAGAAGACGATATCTACGAGCAAAGCGCGGGGCAGTCGCTGTTGCGGCTGCGCAGCCGCGACGGGTTTTACGTCGGCAAGCTTGCGCTCGGTGTGCAGCCGGTGTGA